One region of Populus trichocarpa isolate Nisqually-1 chromosome 4, P.trichocarpa_v4.1, whole genome shotgun sequence genomic DNA includes:
- the LOC7479098 gene encoding gibberellin 2-beta-dioxygenase 8 yields the protein MVESSNFLQIINQAQRMDVDPPFQLTYKTLLEKTTEGATDHKDVVDIIEECELPLIDLGRLNLKNLEKEKCKSEIARASREWGFFQVVNHGISREILDKMRSEQVKVFKQPFNEKSKEEKFLNFSRGTYRWGTPTATCLKQLSWSEAFHIPMSEIHVSNGFSTALSSTMEQFATTVANLAQKLAEILAEKFGCKSDFIKENCLSSTCYLRMNRYPPCPIPSEVFGLMPHTDSDFLTILHQDEVGGLQLVKDGKWFAVKPNPEALIINIGDLFQAWSNDVYKSVEHRVVTNPRVERFSTAYFFCPSYDTVIQSCYEPSVYRKFSFKEYRQQVQEDVQKLGHKIGLPRFLV from the exons ATGGTGGAATCTAGCAACTTTTTGCAGATTATAAACCAG GCTCAAAGGATGGACGTTGACCCACCTTTCCAACTGACCTACAAGACCCTCTTGGAAAAAACCACAGAAGGGGCAACTGATCATAAAGATGTTGTTGATATCATTGAGGAATGCGAGCTTCCATTGATCGATCTTGGCCGTCTGAATCTTAAGAACTTGGAGAAAGAAAAGTGCAAGTCAGAGATTGCTAGGGCATCACGGGAGTGGGGGTTCTTTCAAGTTGTAAATCATGGGATTTCGCGTGAGATTTTGGACAAAATGAGAAGTGAACAAGTTAAGGTTTTTAAACAACCTTTTAATGAAAAGAGCAAAGAAGAAAAGTTTCTGAATTTCTCTAGGGGGACTTATCGATGGGGGACACCTACAGCTACTTGCCTTAAGCAGTTGTCATGGTCCGAAGCTTTTCATATTCCTATGAGTGAGATACATGTTTCCAATGGTTTCAGTACTGCTCTCAG CTCGACAATGGAACAATTTGCTACAACAGTTGCCAATCTAGCACAGAAATTAGCTGAGATTTTGGCTGAGAAATTCGGCTGCAAATCTGATTTCATTAAAGAAAATTGTCTGTCAAGCACTTGTTATCTACGAATGAACCGATATCCACCATGTCCAATCCCTTCAGAGGTATTCGGACTCATGCCACACACTGATAGCGACTTTCTCACCATTTTGCACCAAGATGAAGTTGGAGGATTGCAGTTAGTGAAAGATGGGAAATGGTTTGCTGTCAAGCCAAACCCAGAGGCACTGATAATCAATATCGGAGACTTGTTTCAG GCTTGGAGCAACGATGTTTATAAGAGTGTCGAACACCGTGTTGTCACAAATCCACGAGTTGAAAGATTCTCAACAGCATATTTCTTCTGTCCTTCCTATGATACGGTGATACAAAGTTGCTATGAGCCTTCAGTTTATAGGAAATTTAGCTTTAAAGAATATAGACAACAAGTGCAAGAGGATGTTCAAAAATTAGGTCACAAGATAGGGCTCCCTAGGTTTCTTGTATAA